The Manihot esculenta cultivar AM560-2 chromosome 1, M.esculenta_v8, whole genome shotgun sequence genome has a window encoding:
- the LOC110624105 gene encoding nuclear pore complex protein NUP98A isoform X3, translating to MFGSTTAFGQSSSSPFGSQTVFGQTSNANNNPFAPKPFGSTTPFGSQTGGSIFGGTSTGMFGTPQTSSPFSSTPFGASSSPAFGSTMPTFGGSSSTSAFGNSSTSFGGSSVFGQKPAFGGFGSTTQTSPFATTSQQSQPTFGSSLFGSTTPFGASSQPAFGSTGSPFGSSSTPSFGTSSTPGFGASTPSFGTTSAFGSTASPAFGTGTGFGASSTPVFGSGGSFATSSTPAFGASGAPGFATSSTPAFGASTTPAFGASTTPVFGASTTPAFGSTPAFGTSSTPSFSFASSPGFGQSVSAFGSSPFGTTTSPFSSQSSPFGSQATTATFGNPGFGQSAFAGNRGGSRAVAYSATAETDSSGGQPGKLESISAMPVYKDKSHEELRWEDYQLGDKGGPLPPGQASAGNNFGVSSAPANPFAPSNAFTQSSSSPFSSTISSNPFSTKPFGTSSTPSFSPSPFTATPSSNPFQSTSAFPSTSSTAFPGSAVPSLFGTSSSSAFGSSPSLFNTSTGQTSSSLFGNFANTQPSLSFPSTAPSIGQTGSAFGQATSAFAPSTTPSFTQSSIFNTPSGFAFSSTSSLMSSTNQGVFGQASLSQSTPFQLSQPSQATSLPGFGNFGQSQAAGTSGFAGSSSIFGQSTFGQLSNIQSSAAVQPAPVTNPFGTLPAMPQMSIGRAGTAPSVQYGISSMPVVDKPAPVRISSLLTARHLSQRRIRLPTRKYNQKHDGPKVPFFSDEEETTSTPKADALFIPRENPRALVIHPTDQWPMRANAEKASPLRDASTPVYENENVVDGFGKEPVYFKLNQKPNGVHEDKEAQKEESYMTLSGHRAGEAAIVYEHGADIEALMPKLRRSDYYTEPRIQELAAKERAEPGFCRHVKDFVVGRHGYGSIKFLGETDVRRLDLESLVQFNNREVIVYTDDTKKPPVGQGLNKPAEVTLLNIKCFDKKTGRQYTEGPKIEKYKEMLKRKAEDQGAEFVSYDPIKGEWKFRVNHFSKYSLGDEEEEEEEEEEEEEEEDWVVVHSARGFC from the exons ATGTTTGGTTCTACTACTG CTTTTGGGCAGTCATCTAGTAGCCCCTTTGGTTCCCAAACAGTATTTGGTCAAACAAGTAATGCCAACAATAATCCGTTTGCTCCTAAACCCTTTGGTAGTACAACTCCTTTTGGTTCACAAACAGGGGGCTCCATTTTTGGGGGAACTTCAACTGGCATGTTTGGTACCCCCCAAACTTCCTCACCTTTCTCTTCCACTCCTTTTGGCGCTTCATCTTCACCAGCATTTGGGAGCACTATGCCTACATTTGGAGGTTCTTCTTCTACATCTGCTTTTGGTAATTCATCAACTTCATTTGGTG GATCTTCTGTCTTTGGCCAGAAACCTGCTTTTGGAGGCTTTGGGTCTACTACTCAAACAAGTCCATTTGCAACTACAAGTCAGCAATCACAGCCTACTTTTGGTAGCAGCTTATTTGGTTCTACCACACCTTTTGGTGCATCAAGTCAGCCTGCTTTTGGTTCAACAGGTTCTCCCTTTGGTTCTTCCAGCACGCCTTCCTTTGGTACAAGCAGCACTCCGGGCTTTGGTGCTAGCACTCCATCCTTTGGTACCACAAGTGCATTTGGGTCAACAGCGAGTCCAGCATTTGGTACGGGAACTGGATTTGGCGCGTCCAGCACACCAGTATTTGGATCTGGGGGCAGCTTTGCAACTTCAAGCACCCCTGCTTTTGGTGCTTCAGGTGCTCCTGGATTTGCAACTTCTAGCACTCCTGCCTTTGGGGCTTCAACTACTCCTGCCTTTGGGGCTTCAACTACTCCTGTCTTTGGGGCTTCAACAACTCCTGCCTTTGGGAGTACCCCTGCATTTGGGACTTCAAGTACTCCATCCTTTAGCTTTGCATCCAGCCCAGGTTTTGGCCAGTCAGTGTCTGCATTTGGAAGCAGTCCATTTGGGACTACTACATCTCCCTTTAGTTCCCAGAGTTCACCATTTG GATCCCAGGCTACAACAGCAACATTTGGGAACCCCGGATTTGGCCAGTCTGCATTTGCCGGAAATCGTGGGGGTAGCAGAGCAGTGGCTTACTCGGCGACAGCTGAGACAGACAGTAGTGGTGGGCAGCCTGGAAAGTTAGAGTCAATATCAGCAATGCCTGTGTACAAAGATAAAAGCCATGAGGAACTGAGATGGGAAGATTATCAATTAGGAGACAAAG GTGGACCACTTCCTCCTGGTCAAGCCTCTGCTGGGAATAACTTTGGTGTCTCTAGCGCACCAGCAAATCCTTTTGCTCCTTCGAATGCATTTACTCAGTCATCTTCTAGTCCCTTTTCTTCAACAATTTCCTCCAACCCGTTTTCTACCAAACCTTTTGGAACCTCTAGTACACCTTCATTCAGTCCTTCACCTTTCACTGCAACACCGTCATCTAATCCTTTTCAGTCAACCTCAGCTTTTCCGTCCACTTCATCCACTGCATTTCCAGGCAGTGCAGTTCCATCTCTTTTTGGCACATCCAGCTCCTCTGCATTTGGTTCATCACCATCCTTGTTTAATACAAGCACAGGACAAACAAGTTCATCACTATTTGGAAATTTTGCAAACACTCAGCCATCTCTCTCATTCCCATCCACTGCACCTTCAATTGGCCAGACAGGTTCTGCTTTTGGACAGGCTACCTCCGCTTTTGCTCCGAGTACCACCCCTTCTTTTACCCAATCTAGCATCTTCAATACTCCTAGTGGTTTTGCATTCTCTAGCACTTCATCTCTGATGTCTTCGACCAACCAAGGGGTGTTTGGTCAAGCAAGT TTGTCTCAGTCTACTCCTTTTCAACTCTCTCAACCTTCTCAGGCTACAAGTCTCCCTGGCTTTGGCAATTTTGGTCAGTCACAAGCAG CTGGCACAAGCGGATTTGCTGGTTCATCAAGCATCTTTGGTCAGAGTACTTTTGGACAATT GTCTAATATTCAGAGTTCTGCTGCTGTACAGCCAGCACCTGTTACAAATCCATTTGGGACACTACCTGCAATGCCTCAAATGTCTATTGGTCGAGCTGGGACTGCACCTTCAGTTCAATATGGGATTTCTAGCATGCCT GTGGTTGACAAACCTGCTCCTGTTAGAATATCATCCTTGCTGACTGCTAGGCACCTGTCACAAAGACGAATCAGGTTACCCACAAGAAAATATAATCAAAAGCATGATGGTCCAAAG GTTCCATTTTTTAGTGATGAAGAGGAAACCACCAGCACGCCAAAGGCAGATGCTCTCTTTATTCCTCGGGAAAACCCAAGAGCTCTAGTCATTCATCCTACAGACCAGTGGCCCATGAGGGCCAATGCAGAAAAAGCTTCTCCACTGAGAGATGCATCCACGCCAGTGTATGAAAATG AGAATGTAGTTGATGGGTTTGGGAAGGAACCAGTTTATTTTAAACTCAATCAGAAGCCTAATGGAGTTCATGAGGACAAAGAAGCTCAGAAAGAGGAGTCGTATATGACGCTTAGTGGTCATAGAGCGGGTGAAGCTGCAATAGTTTATGAACATGGGGCTGATATTGAAGCACTAATGCCAAAACTCCGAAGATCTGACTACTACACGGAGCCTCGAATCCAAGAATTGGCAGCTAAGGAAAGGGCTGAACCGGGGTTCTGCCGCCATGTCAAGGACTTTGTGGTTGGACGACATGGTTATGGGAGCATTAAGTTCTTGGGTGAGACAGATGTTCGCCGGCTTGATCTGGAGTCCCTTGTGCAATTTAATAATCGGGAGGTTATTGTGTACACAGATGACACGAAGAAACCACCTGTTGGACAAGGTCTCAATAAACCTGCTGAGGTAACACTTCTTAACATAAAATGCTTTGACAAGAAGACTGGACGTCAGTATACAGAAGGCCCAAAAATTGAGAAATACAAGGAGATGCTTAAGAGGAAGGCTGAGGACCAAGGTGCTGAATTTGTGTCATATGACCCCATTAAAGGAGAATGGAAATTCAGGGTGAACCATTTCAGCAAGTATAGCCTGggagatgaagaagaagaagaagaagaagaagaagaagaagaagaagaagaagactggGTGGTTGTGCATTCTGCTAGAGGCTTTTGTTAA
- the LOC110624105 gene encoding nuclear pore complex protein NUP98A isoform X1 gives MFGSTTAFGQSSSSPFGSQTVFGQTSNANNNPFAPKPFGSTTPFGSQTGGSIFGGTSTGMFGTPQTSSPFSSTPFGASSSPAFGSTMPTFGGSSSTSAFGNSSTSFGGSSVFGQKPAFGGFGSTTQTSPFATTSQQSQPTFGSSLFGSTTPFGASSQPAFGSTGSPFGSSSTPSFGTSSTPGFGASTPSFGTTSAFGSTASPAFGTGTGFGASSTPVFGSGGSFATSSTPAFGASGAPGFATSSTPAFGASTTPAFGASTTPVFGASTTPAFGSTPAFGTSSTPSFSFASSPGFGQSVSAFGSSPFGTTTSPFSSQSSPFGSQATTATFGNPGFGQSAFAGNRGGSRAVAYSATAETDSSGGQPGKLESISAMPVYKDKSHEELRWEDYQLGDKGGPLPPGQASAGNNFGVSSAPANPFAPSNAFTQSSSSPFSSTISSNPFSTKPFGTSSTPSFSPSPFTATPSSNPFQSTSAFPSTSSTAFPGSAVPSLFGTSSSSAFGSSPSLFNTSTGQTSSSLFGNFANTQPSLSFPSTAPSIGQTGSAFGQATSAFAPSTTPSFTQSSIFNTPSGFAFSSTSSLMSSTNQGVFGQASLSQSTPFQLSQPSQATSLPGFGNFGQSQAAGTSGFAGSSSIFGQSTFGQLSNIQSSAAVQPAPVTNPFGTLPAMPQMSIGRAGTAPSVQYGISSMPVVDKPAPVRISSLLTARHLSQRRIRLPTRKYNQKHDGPKVPFFSDEEETTSTPKADALFIPRENPRALVIHPTDQWPMRANAEKASPLRDASTPVYENGKHSETVDVPSSSGAGGKDKNVVDGFGKEPVYFKLNQKPNGVHEDKEAQKEESYMTLSGHRAGEAAIVYEHGADIEALMPKLRRSDYYTEPRIQELAAKERAEPGFCRHVKDFVVGRHGYGSIKFLGETDVRRLDLESLVQFNNREVIVYTDDTKKPPVGQGLNKPAEVTLLNIKCFDKKTGRQYTEGPKIEKYKEMLKRKAEDQGAEFVSYDPIKGEWKFRVNHFSKYSLGDEEEEEEEEEEEEEEEDWVVVHSARGFC, from the exons ATGTTTGGTTCTACTACTG CTTTTGGGCAGTCATCTAGTAGCCCCTTTGGTTCCCAAACAGTATTTGGTCAAACAAGTAATGCCAACAATAATCCGTTTGCTCCTAAACCCTTTGGTAGTACAACTCCTTTTGGTTCACAAACAGGGGGCTCCATTTTTGGGGGAACTTCAACTGGCATGTTTGGTACCCCCCAAACTTCCTCACCTTTCTCTTCCACTCCTTTTGGCGCTTCATCTTCACCAGCATTTGGGAGCACTATGCCTACATTTGGAGGTTCTTCTTCTACATCTGCTTTTGGTAATTCATCAACTTCATTTGGTG GATCTTCTGTCTTTGGCCAGAAACCTGCTTTTGGAGGCTTTGGGTCTACTACTCAAACAAGTCCATTTGCAACTACAAGTCAGCAATCACAGCCTACTTTTGGTAGCAGCTTATTTGGTTCTACCACACCTTTTGGTGCATCAAGTCAGCCTGCTTTTGGTTCAACAGGTTCTCCCTTTGGTTCTTCCAGCACGCCTTCCTTTGGTACAAGCAGCACTCCGGGCTTTGGTGCTAGCACTCCATCCTTTGGTACCACAAGTGCATTTGGGTCAACAGCGAGTCCAGCATTTGGTACGGGAACTGGATTTGGCGCGTCCAGCACACCAGTATTTGGATCTGGGGGCAGCTTTGCAACTTCAAGCACCCCTGCTTTTGGTGCTTCAGGTGCTCCTGGATTTGCAACTTCTAGCACTCCTGCCTTTGGGGCTTCAACTACTCCTGCCTTTGGGGCTTCAACTACTCCTGTCTTTGGGGCTTCAACAACTCCTGCCTTTGGGAGTACCCCTGCATTTGGGACTTCAAGTACTCCATCCTTTAGCTTTGCATCCAGCCCAGGTTTTGGCCAGTCAGTGTCTGCATTTGGAAGCAGTCCATTTGGGACTACTACATCTCCCTTTAGTTCCCAGAGTTCACCATTTG GATCCCAGGCTACAACAGCAACATTTGGGAACCCCGGATTTGGCCAGTCTGCATTTGCCGGAAATCGTGGGGGTAGCAGAGCAGTGGCTTACTCGGCGACAGCTGAGACAGACAGTAGTGGTGGGCAGCCTGGAAAGTTAGAGTCAATATCAGCAATGCCTGTGTACAAAGATAAAAGCCATGAGGAACTGAGATGGGAAGATTATCAATTAGGAGACAAAG GTGGACCACTTCCTCCTGGTCAAGCCTCTGCTGGGAATAACTTTGGTGTCTCTAGCGCACCAGCAAATCCTTTTGCTCCTTCGAATGCATTTACTCAGTCATCTTCTAGTCCCTTTTCTTCAACAATTTCCTCCAACCCGTTTTCTACCAAACCTTTTGGAACCTCTAGTACACCTTCATTCAGTCCTTCACCTTTCACTGCAACACCGTCATCTAATCCTTTTCAGTCAACCTCAGCTTTTCCGTCCACTTCATCCACTGCATTTCCAGGCAGTGCAGTTCCATCTCTTTTTGGCACATCCAGCTCCTCTGCATTTGGTTCATCACCATCCTTGTTTAATACAAGCACAGGACAAACAAGTTCATCACTATTTGGAAATTTTGCAAACACTCAGCCATCTCTCTCATTCCCATCCACTGCACCTTCAATTGGCCAGACAGGTTCTGCTTTTGGACAGGCTACCTCCGCTTTTGCTCCGAGTACCACCCCTTCTTTTACCCAATCTAGCATCTTCAATACTCCTAGTGGTTTTGCATTCTCTAGCACTTCATCTCTGATGTCTTCGACCAACCAAGGGGTGTTTGGTCAAGCAAGT TTGTCTCAGTCTACTCCTTTTCAACTCTCTCAACCTTCTCAGGCTACAAGTCTCCCTGGCTTTGGCAATTTTGGTCAGTCACAAGCAG CTGGCACAAGCGGATTTGCTGGTTCATCAAGCATCTTTGGTCAGAGTACTTTTGGACAATT GTCTAATATTCAGAGTTCTGCTGCTGTACAGCCAGCACCTGTTACAAATCCATTTGGGACACTACCTGCAATGCCTCAAATGTCTATTGGTCGAGCTGGGACTGCACCTTCAGTTCAATATGGGATTTCTAGCATGCCT GTGGTTGACAAACCTGCTCCTGTTAGAATATCATCCTTGCTGACTGCTAGGCACCTGTCACAAAGACGAATCAGGTTACCCACAAGAAAATATAATCAAAAGCATGATGGTCCAAAG GTTCCATTTTTTAGTGATGAAGAGGAAACCACCAGCACGCCAAAGGCAGATGCTCTCTTTATTCCTCGGGAAAACCCAAGAGCTCTAGTCATTCATCCTACAGACCAGTGGCCCATGAGGGCCAATGCAGAAAAAGCTTCTCCACTGAGAGATGCATCCACGCCAGTGTATGAAAATG GCAAGCATTCAGAAACTGTTGATGTTCCATCCTCAAGTGGTGCTGGTGGTAAAGATA AGAATGTAGTTGATGGGTTTGGGAAGGAACCAGTTTATTTTAAACTCAATCAGAAGCCTAATGGAGTTCATGAGGACAAAGAAGCTCAGAAAGAGGAGTCGTATATGACGCTTAGTGGTCATAGAGCGGGTGAAGCTGCAATAGTTTATGAACATGGGGCTGATATTGAAGCACTAATGCCAAAACTCCGAAGATCTGACTACTACACGGAGCCTCGAATCCAAGAATTGGCAGCTAAGGAAAGGGCTGAACCGGGGTTCTGCCGCCATGTCAAGGACTTTGTGGTTGGACGACATGGTTATGGGAGCATTAAGTTCTTGGGTGAGACAGATGTTCGCCGGCTTGATCTGGAGTCCCTTGTGCAATTTAATAATCGGGAGGTTATTGTGTACACAGATGACACGAAGAAACCACCTGTTGGACAAGGTCTCAATAAACCTGCTGAGGTAACACTTCTTAACATAAAATGCTTTGACAAGAAGACTGGACGTCAGTATACAGAAGGCCCAAAAATTGAGAAATACAAGGAGATGCTTAAGAGGAAGGCTGAGGACCAAGGTGCTGAATTTGTGTCATATGACCCCATTAAAGGAGAATGGAAATTCAGGGTGAACCATTTCAGCAAGTATAGCCTGggagatgaagaagaagaagaagaagaagaagaagaagaagaagaagaagaagactggGTGGTTGTGCATTCTGCTAGAGGCTTTTGTTAA
- the LOC110624105 gene encoding nuclear pore complex protein NUP98A isoform X2 — translation MFGSTTAFGQSSSSPFGSQTVFGQTSNANNNPFAPKPFGSTTPFGSQTGGSIFGGTSTGMFGTPQTSSPFSSTPFGASSSPAFGSTMPTFGGSSSTSAFGNSSTSFGGSSVFGQKPAFGGFGSTTQTSPFATTSQQSQPTFGSSLFGSTTPFGASSQPAFGSTGSPFGSSSTPSFGTSSTPGFGASTPSFGTTSAFGSTASPAFGTGTGFGASSTPVFGSGGSFATSSTPAFGASGAPGFATSSTPAFGASTTPAFGASTTPVFGASTTPAFGSTPAFGTSSTPSFSFASSPGFGQSVSAFGSSPFGTTTSPFSSQSSPFGSQATTATFGNPGFGQSAFAGNRGGSRAVAYSATAETDSSGGQPGKLESISAMPVYKDKSHEELRWEDYQLGDKGGPLPPGQASAGNNFGVSSAPANPFAPSNAFTQSSSSPFSSTISSNPFSTKPFGTSSTPSFSPSPFTATPSSNPFQSTSAFPSTSSTAFPGSAVPSLFGTSSSSAFGSSPSLFNTSTGQTSSSLFGNFANTQPSLSFPSTAPSIGQTGSAFGQATSAFAPSTTPSFTQSSIFNTPSGFAFSSTSSLMSSTNQGVFGQASATSLPGFGNFGQSQAAGTSGFAGSSSIFGQSTFGQLSNIQSSAAVQPAPVTNPFGTLPAMPQMSIGRAGTAPSVQYGISSMPVVDKPAPVRISSLLTARHLSQRRIRLPTRKYNQKHDGPKVPFFSDEEETTSTPKADALFIPRENPRALVIHPTDQWPMRANAEKASPLRDASTPVYENGKHSETVDVPSSSGAGGKDKNVVDGFGKEPVYFKLNQKPNGVHEDKEAQKEESYMTLSGHRAGEAAIVYEHGADIEALMPKLRRSDYYTEPRIQELAAKERAEPGFCRHVKDFVVGRHGYGSIKFLGETDVRRLDLESLVQFNNREVIVYTDDTKKPPVGQGLNKPAEVTLLNIKCFDKKTGRQYTEGPKIEKYKEMLKRKAEDQGAEFVSYDPIKGEWKFRVNHFSKYSLGDEEEEEEEEEEEEEEEDWVVVHSARGFC, via the exons ATGTTTGGTTCTACTACTG CTTTTGGGCAGTCATCTAGTAGCCCCTTTGGTTCCCAAACAGTATTTGGTCAAACAAGTAATGCCAACAATAATCCGTTTGCTCCTAAACCCTTTGGTAGTACAACTCCTTTTGGTTCACAAACAGGGGGCTCCATTTTTGGGGGAACTTCAACTGGCATGTTTGGTACCCCCCAAACTTCCTCACCTTTCTCTTCCACTCCTTTTGGCGCTTCATCTTCACCAGCATTTGGGAGCACTATGCCTACATTTGGAGGTTCTTCTTCTACATCTGCTTTTGGTAATTCATCAACTTCATTTGGTG GATCTTCTGTCTTTGGCCAGAAACCTGCTTTTGGAGGCTTTGGGTCTACTACTCAAACAAGTCCATTTGCAACTACAAGTCAGCAATCACAGCCTACTTTTGGTAGCAGCTTATTTGGTTCTACCACACCTTTTGGTGCATCAAGTCAGCCTGCTTTTGGTTCAACAGGTTCTCCCTTTGGTTCTTCCAGCACGCCTTCCTTTGGTACAAGCAGCACTCCGGGCTTTGGTGCTAGCACTCCATCCTTTGGTACCACAAGTGCATTTGGGTCAACAGCGAGTCCAGCATTTGGTACGGGAACTGGATTTGGCGCGTCCAGCACACCAGTATTTGGATCTGGGGGCAGCTTTGCAACTTCAAGCACCCCTGCTTTTGGTGCTTCAGGTGCTCCTGGATTTGCAACTTCTAGCACTCCTGCCTTTGGGGCTTCAACTACTCCTGCCTTTGGGGCTTCAACTACTCCTGTCTTTGGGGCTTCAACAACTCCTGCCTTTGGGAGTACCCCTGCATTTGGGACTTCAAGTACTCCATCCTTTAGCTTTGCATCCAGCCCAGGTTTTGGCCAGTCAGTGTCTGCATTTGGAAGCAGTCCATTTGGGACTACTACATCTCCCTTTAGTTCCCAGAGTTCACCATTTG GATCCCAGGCTACAACAGCAACATTTGGGAACCCCGGATTTGGCCAGTCTGCATTTGCCGGAAATCGTGGGGGTAGCAGAGCAGTGGCTTACTCGGCGACAGCTGAGACAGACAGTAGTGGTGGGCAGCCTGGAAAGTTAGAGTCAATATCAGCAATGCCTGTGTACAAAGATAAAAGCCATGAGGAACTGAGATGGGAAGATTATCAATTAGGAGACAAAG GTGGACCACTTCCTCCTGGTCAAGCCTCTGCTGGGAATAACTTTGGTGTCTCTAGCGCACCAGCAAATCCTTTTGCTCCTTCGAATGCATTTACTCAGTCATCTTCTAGTCCCTTTTCTTCAACAATTTCCTCCAACCCGTTTTCTACCAAACCTTTTGGAACCTCTAGTACACCTTCATTCAGTCCTTCACCTTTCACTGCAACACCGTCATCTAATCCTTTTCAGTCAACCTCAGCTTTTCCGTCCACTTCATCCACTGCATTTCCAGGCAGTGCAGTTCCATCTCTTTTTGGCACATCCAGCTCCTCTGCATTTGGTTCATCACCATCCTTGTTTAATACAAGCACAGGACAAACAAGTTCATCACTATTTGGAAATTTTGCAAACACTCAGCCATCTCTCTCATTCCCATCCACTGCACCTTCAATTGGCCAGACAGGTTCTGCTTTTGGACAGGCTACCTCCGCTTTTGCTCCGAGTACCACCCCTTCTTTTACCCAATCTAGCATCTTCAATACTCCTAGTGGTTTTGCATTCTCTAGCACTTCATCTCTGATGTCTTCGACCAACCAAGGGGTGTTTGGTCAAGCAAGT GCTACAAGTCTCCCTGGCTTTGGCAATTTTGGTCAGTCACAAGCAG CTGGCACAAGCGGATTTGCTGGTTCATCAAGCATCTTTGGTCAGAGTACTTTTGGACAATT GTCTAATATTCAGAGTTCTGCTGCTGTACAGCCAGCACCTGTTACAAATCCATTTGGGACACTACCTGCAATGCCTCAAATGTCTATTGGTCGAGCTGGGACTGCACCTTCAGTTCAATATGGGATTTCTAGCATGCCT GTGGTTGACAAACCTGCTCCTGTTAGAATATCATCCTTGCTGACTGCTAGGCACCTGTCACAAAGACGAATCAGGTTACCCACAAGAAAATATAATCAAAAGCATGATGGTCCAAAG GTTCCATTTTTTAGTGATGAAGAGGAAACCACCAGCACGCCAAAGGCAGATGCTCTCTTTATTCCTCGGGAAAACCCAAGAGCTCTAGTCATTCATCCTACAGACCAGTGGCCCATGAGGGCCAATGCAGAAAAAGCTTCTCCACTGAGAGATGCATCCACGCCAGTGTATGAAAATG GCAAGCATTCAGAAACTGTTGATGTTCCATCCTCAAGTGGTGCTGGTGGTAAAGATA AGAATGTAGTTGATGGGTTTGGGAAGGAACCAGTTTATTTTAAACTCAATCAGAAGCCTAATGGAGTTCATGAGGACAAAGAAGCTCAGAAAGAGGAGTCGTATATGACGCTTAGTGGTCATAGAGCGGGTGAAGCTGCAATAGTTTATGAACATGGGGCTGATATTGAAGCACTAATGCCAAAACTCCGAAGATCTGACTACTACACGGAGCCTCGAATCCAAGAATTGGCAGCTAAGGAAAGGGCTGAACCGGGGTTCTGCCGCCATGTCAAGGACTTTGTGGTTGGACGACATGGTTATGGGAGCATTAAGTTCTTGGGTGAGACAGATGTTCGCCGGCTTGATCTGGAGTCCCTTGTGCAATTTAATAATCGGGAGGTTATTGTGTACACAGATGACACGAAGAAACCACCTGTTGGACAAGGTCTCAATAAACCTGCTGAGGTAACACTTCTTAACATAAAATGCTTTGACAAGAAGACTGGACGTCAGTATACAGAAGGCCCAAAAATTGAGAAATACAAGGAGATGCTTAAGAGGAAGGCTGAGGACCAAGGTGCTGAATTTGTGTCATATGACCCCATTAAAGGAGAATGGAAATTCAGGGTGAACCATTTCAGCAAGTATAGCCTGggagatgaagaagaagaagaagaagaagaagaagaagaagaagaagaagaagactggGTGGTTGTGCATTCTGCTAGAGGCTTTTGTTAA